A stretch of the Streptomyces sp. NBC_00078 genome encodes the following:
- a CDS encoding carbohydrate ABC transporter permease gives MTVAIDRATGKRHGDRAPRPGLGQRLRHGYQKHWYAYAMIAPVIVVLGVLVLYPLVYGLYLTLTDANSLNTARTIGVNHIDATYKFIGLDNYKDILFGPTSYDRFWSHFIWTIVWTALCVALHYTIGLGLALLLNQKLRGRTLYRLILILPWAVPTFVTVFGWRFMLADGGIINLALDALHLPAPDWLEDTFWQRFAAIMVNTWCGVPFMMISLLGGLQSIDGSLYEAAEMDGATAWQRFRYVTLPGLRAVSSAVVLLGIIWTFNQFAVIFLLFGNTGPDAQILVTWAYYLGFGQQPRDFAQSAAYGILLLAILIVFTSFYRRWLNRNEQQLAI, from the coding sequence ATGACAGTCGCCATCGACCGCGCCACCGGCAAACGCCACGGTGACCGCGCGCCGCGGCCCGGGCTGGGCCAGCGCCTCAGACACGGCTACCAGAAGCACTGGTACGCCTACGCGATGATCGCCCCGGTGATCGTCGTACTCGGCGTCCTCGTGCTGTACCCGTTGGTGTACGGCCTCTACCTGACGCTCACGGACGCCAACAGCCTCAACACCGCGCGCACGATCGGCGTCAACCACATCGACGCCACCTACAAGTTCATCGGGCTCGACAACTACAAGGACATCCTGTTCGGCCCGACGTCGTACGACCGCTTCTGGTCGCACTTCATCTGGACGATCGTGTGGACCGCGCTCTGTGTCGCCCTGCACTACACGATCGGCCTCGGTCTCGCGCTGCTCCTCAACCAGAAGCTGCGCGGCCGCACCCTCTACCGGCTGATCCTCATCCTGCCGTGGGCCGTGCCGACCTTCGTCACCGTCTTCGGCTGGCGCTTCATGCTCGCCGACGGCGGCATCATCAACCTCGCCCTGGACGCACTCCATCTGCCCGCGCCGGACTGGCTGGAGGACACCTTCTGGCAGCGGTTCGCCGCCATCATGGTCAACACCTGGTGCGGTGTGCCGTTCATGATGATCTCGCTGCTCGGCGGACTGCAGTCCATCGACGGCTCCCTGTACGAGGCCGCCGAGATGGACGGCGCCACCGCCTGGCAGCGCTTCCGCTACGTCACCCTGCCGGGCCTGAGGGCGGTCAGCTCCGCCGTCGTCCTGCTCGGCATCATCTGGACGTTCAACCAGTTCGCCGTGATCTTCCTGCTGTTCGGCAACACGGGTCCCGACGCCCAGATCCTGGTGACCTGGGCCTACTACCTCGGCTTCGGACAGCAGCCGCGCGACTTCGCGCAGTCCGCCGCCTACGGCATCCTGCTGCTGGCCATCCTGATCGTCTTCACCTCCTTCTACCGCCGCTGGCTGAACCGCAATGAGCAGCAGCTCGCGATCTGA
- a CDS encoding glycoside hydrolase family 13 protein, translating into MSQQHSAIAPAPAPAKTRRGDWWRDAVIYQVYPRSFADSNGDGMGDLEGVRSRLTYLRDLGVDAVWLSPFYASPQADAGYDVADYRAVDPMFGNLLDADALIRDAHELALRIIVDLVPNHSSDQHEWFKRALREGPGSPLRERYHFRPGKGADGELPPNDWESIFGGPAWTRVTEPDGTPGEWYLHLFAPEQPDFNWEHPAVGDEFRSILRFWLDIGVDGFRIDVAHGLVKAKGLPDLGSHEQLKLLGNDVMPFFDQDGVHEIYRQWRLILDEYSGNQKGPEGPSSEGRGRETGGRIFVAEAWTPTIERTANYVRPDELHQAFNFQYLSTDWDAAELREVVDRTLDAMRPVGAPATWVLSNHDVTRHATRFANPPGLGTQIRTAGDRELGLRRARAATLLLLALPGSAYVYQGEELGLPDVVDLADEVRQDPAYFRGAGQDGFRDGCRVPIPWTREGSSYGFGSGGSWLPQPESWGELSVEAQDGVPGSTLELYRCALAARREQPDLGAGDAVEWLRAPDGVLAFRRGDFVCVTNTSGESVTTPAYGRVLLTSGEVTEADGEAKVPADTTVWFTTRP; encoded by the coding sequence ATGAGCCAGCAGCACTCTGCCATCGCCCCGGCCCCCGCCCCCGCCAAAACCAGGCGCGGCGACTGGTGGCGGGACGCGGTGATCTACCAGGTCTATCCGCGCAGCTTCGCCGACAGCAACGGCGACGGCATGGGTGATCTGGAAGGCGTACGCTCCCGCCTGACCTATCTGCGCGACCTCGGCGTGGACGCCGTGTGGCTGAGCCCCTTCTACGCCTCCCCGCAGGCCGACGCCGGCTACGACGTCGCGGACTACCGGGCCGTCGACCCCATGTTCGGCAACCTGCTCGACGCGGACGCGCTGATCCGCGACGCCCACGAGCTGGCCTTGAGGATCATCGTCGACCTCGTGCCCAACCACTCCTCCGACCAGCACGAGTGGTTCAAGCGGGCCCTGCGCGAGGGCCCGGGCTCCCCCCTCCGCGAGCGCTACCACTTCCGCCCCGGCAAGGGCGCGGACGGCGAACTCCCGCCCAACGACTGGGAGTCCATCTTCGGCGGCCCGGCCTGGACCCGCGTCACCGAGCCGGACGGCACGCCGGGGGAGTGGTACCTCCACCTCTTCGCCCCCGAGCAGCCCGACTTCAACTGGGAGCACCCCGCCGTCGGCGACGAGTTCCGCTCGATCCTGCGCTTCTGGCTCGACATCGGCGTCGACGGCTTCCGCATCGACGTGGCCCACGGCCTGGTGAAGGCAAAGGGCCTGCCCGACCTCGGTTCCCACGAGCAGCTGAAGCTGCTGGGCAACGATGTCATGCCGTTCTTCGACCAGGACGGCGTGCACGAGATCTACCGCCAGTGGCGGCTCATCCTCGACGAGTACTCCGGAAATCAAAAAGGGCCCGAAGGGCCTTCCTCGGAAGGGCGGGGGAGGGAGACGGGCGGGCGCATCTTCGTGGCCGAGGCCTGGACGCCGACCATCGAGCGCACCGCGAACTACGTCCGCCCCGACGAGCTCCACCAGGCCTTCAACTTCCAGTACCTGAGCACCGACTGGGACGCCGCCGAGCTTCGCGAGGTCGTCGACCGCACCCTGGACGCCATGCGCCCGGTCGGCGCCCCCGCCACCTGGGTCCTGTCCAACCACGACGTCACCCGCCACGCCACCCGCTTCGCCAACCCGCCCGGTCTTGGCACCCAGATCCGTACGGCGGGCGACCGTGAGCTGGGGCTGAGGCGCGCGAGGGCCGCGACCCTGCTCCTGCTGGCGCTGCCCGGATCCGCGTACGTCTACCAGGGCGAGGAACTCGGCCTGCCGGACGTCGTCGACCTCGCGGACGAAGTCCGGCAGGACCCGGCGTACTTCCGCGGCGCCGGCCAGGACGGCTTCCGCGACGGCTGCCGGGTGCCCATCCCGTGGACGCGCGAGGGCTCGTCGTACGGCTTCGGCAGCGGCGGCAGCTGGCTGCCGCAGCCGGAGAGCTGGGGCGAGTTGAGCGTCGAGGCGCAGGACGGCGTGCCGGGCTCGACCCTTGAGCTGTACCGCTGTGCCCTCGCGGCCCGCCGCGAGCAGCCCGACCTGGGAGCGGGCGACGCGGTGGAGTGGCTGCGCGCCCCCGACGGCGTACTCGCCTTCCGGCGCGGGGACTTCGTGTGTGTCACCAACACCAGCGGTGAGTCCGTCACGACTCCCGCATACGGTCGTGTCCTGCTCACCAGCGGCGAGGTGACCGAGGCGGACGGCGAGGCGAAGGTGCCGGCGGACACGACGGTGTGGTTCACCACGCGCCCCTGA
- a CDS encoding sugar ABC transporter permease, which yields MSTATPPEIKPGSPVTPQVLAASRLRPVRRGERGPVASLVSHGLLIVASLIAFFPVAWLVYLSLGPDKDDYLHPGGIWAKMSFSNYSFVLRHTEFFDWLKSSLIVSLGTTVIGVLIAATTGYAVSRMRFPGYRKFMWVLLVTQMFPVAVLMVPMYQILSDLQLIDSYLGLVLVYCSTAVPYCAWLLKGYFDTIPFEIDEAGRVDGLTPFGTFARLILPLAKPGLAVAAFYSFLTAFGEVAFASTFMLSDTKYTFAVGLQTFVSEHDAQRNLMAATAVLIAIPVSVFFYLVQKNLVTGLTAGGTKG from the coding sequence ATGAGCACCGCAACACCGCCCGAGATCAAGCCAGGCAGCCCAGTGACCCCGCAGGTCCTCGCCGCATCGCGGCTCCGCCCGGTCCGTCGTGGGGAGCGCGGCCCCGTCGCCTCCCTCGTCTCGCACGGCCTCCTGATCGTCGCAAGCCTGATCGCCTTCTTCCCGGTCGCCTGGCTGGTCTATCTGTCCCTCGGCCCGGACAAGGACGACTACCTGCACCCCGGCGGCATCTGGGCCAAGATGTCGTTCTCCAACTACTCCTTCGTGCTGCGGCACACGGAGTTCTTCGACTGGCTGAAGAGCTCACTGATCGTGTCGCTCGGCACCACCGTCATCGGTGTGCTGATCGCCGCGACCACCGGCTACGCGGTCTCCCGCATGCGCTTCCCGGGCTACCGGAAGTTCATGTGGGTGCTGCTGGTCACGCAGATGTTCCCGGTAGCCGTACTCATGGTGCCGATGTACCAGATCCTGTCGGACCTGCAGCTCATCGACAGCTACCTTGGACTCGTCCTCGTCTACTGCTCGACAGCCGTGCCCTACTGCGCCTGGCTGCTCAAGGGCTACTTCGACACCATCCCGTTCGAGATCGACGAGGCGGGACGCGTCGACGGGCTGACCCCCTTCGGCACGTTCGCGCGACTGATCCTGCCGCTCGCCAAGCCGGGCCTGGCGGTCGCCGCCTTCTACAGCTTCCTCACGGCCTTCGGGGAGGTCGCGTTCGCCTCGACGTTCATGCTGTCCGACACGAAGTACACCTTCGCGGTCGGGCTGCAGACCTTCGTCAGCGAGCACGACGCCCAGCGCAACCTGATGGCCGCCACGGCGGTGCTGATCGCGATACCCGTCTCCGTGTTCTTCTACCTCGTGCAGAAGAACCTGGTGACCGGTCTGACGGCCGGCGGTACGAAGGGCTGA
- the pulA gene encoding pullulanase-type alpha-1,6-glucosidase, with product MIPRWAAPQKRRRTHAGRVAAVAVAALAAALVQPLAARADSPPPPPSDAQLAAAPARHDDTREQFYFVMPDRFANGDTSNDKGGLTGSRLSTGYDPTDKGFYQGGDLKGLTKKLDYIKGLGTTAIWMAPIFKNRPVQGTGANASAGYHGYWITDFTRVDPHFGTNRDLETLISKAHAKDMKVFFDVITNHTADVVDYKEKSYDYLSRGAFPYLTKDGRPFDDADYADGSRKFPAVDAGSFPRTPTVAAADRNAKVPAWLNAPTLYHNRGDSTFAGESATYGDFGGLDDLWTERPEVVSGMEKIYERWVKDFGIDGFRIDTVKHVDMDFWTQWATALDGYAARHGRKNFFMFGEVYSADTSVTSPYVTRGRLDATLDFPFQDAARTYASQGGSAQKLASVFGDDYKYTTDKANAYEQVTFLGNHDMGRIGYFLKQDNPKATDAEILKKDELANELMFLSRGNPVVYYGDEQGFTGSGGDKDARQTMFASKVADYLDDDEIGTDRTHASDAYDTKAPLYEQISALSRLRRDNPALTDGVQTERYAADGPGVYAFSRTDAKTGQEYLVAFNDADEAKSATFAAGSADMKYRAVHGTSDDVTSGADKKVTVTVPAGSAVVLKAAGKPAKPSTAPTLTLKAPAAGATGTVELSAGVDGGGLSRVVFAAQVGNGAWQTLGSADHAPYKVTQTIGKKVAASTALRYKAVAVDSAGHTASATAASTTGTPPAPETPTASSRDYAVVHYKRTDGDYDKWGLYAWGDLADGESTTWPAGHPFTGRDAYGAFAYVKLKPGASSVGFLVVDKDGDKDVSADRTIDVTKTGEVWIEQGKEAVQTTRPDYPAQDKTKAVIHYHRADGDYDGWGLHVWTGAANPTDWSSPLKPAKTDAYGAVFEVPLNDGATSLSYIIHKGVEKDLSTDQSLDLKSNGCEVWLLNGQEKYLLPQPAGSAAALDLTTSKAIWIDRNTVAWNGSDAAVSTQLLYSHDGSIAVKDGALTSDDERWLRLTKTPLSDAQKARFPHLKDYTAWSVDPRDRGRVRAALDGQIVASQRAANGAVVAATGVQIAGVLDDVYARAATSELGPTFHNGRPGLAVWAPTAHSVSLELDGTLKRMQRDDATGVWSVTGPPSWKNKPYRYVVKVWAPTVRKVVTNKVTDPYSVALTANSERSLVVDLHDGSLAPKGWSSLAKPKAVPLKDAEIQELHIRDFSVEDKSVPAAHRGSYLAFTDKGSDGSAHLRELARSGTSYVHLLPAFDIATIPEKKADQASPDCDLASYAADSGKQQECVAKTAVKDAYNWGYDPFHYTVPEGSYATDPDGTGRTVQFRKMVQSLNQDGLRVVMDVVYNHTAAAGQADTSVLDKVVPGYYQRLLADGSVANSTCCANTATENAMMGKLVVDSVVTWAREYKVDGFRFDLMGHQPKANILAVRKALDALTLAKDGVDGKKIIMYGEGWNFGEVADDARFVQATQKNMAGTGIATFSDRARDAVRGGSPFDSDPGVQGFASGLYTDPNSSTANGTSAEQKARLLHYQDLIKVGLAGNLANYRFTDTDGKEVTGAEVDYNGRPAGYADAPGDAVAYADAHDNESLFDALTYKLPKGTSAADRARMQVLAMATATLSQGPSLSQAGSDLLRSKSLDRNSFDSGDWFNAIHWNCADGNGFGRGLPVAADNESKWPYAKPLLSSVRVGCPQIEGASAAYQDLLRIRSTEKAFSLGTAGQVQSTLSFPLSGKDETPGVITMELGDLVVVFNATPGKQEQHVQSLAGTGYRLHPVQAKGADPIVKSSSYERESGTFAVPGRSVAIFSRIS from the coding sequence GTGATACCGAGATGGGCGGCGCCGCAAAAGCGCCGCAGAACCCATGCCGGACGGGTCGCGGCTGTCGCCGTCGCCGCCCTCGCCGCCGCCCTGGTCCAGCCGCTCGCGGCACGTGCGGATTCCCCGCCCCCGCCGCCCTCCGACGCGCAGCTCGCCGCCGCGCCCGCCCGGCACGACGACACCCGGGAGCAGTTCTACTTCGTCATGCCGGACCGTTTCGCCAACGGCGACACGTCCAACGACAAGGGCGGCCTGACGGGTTCGCGGCTCAGCACCGGCTACGACCCCACCGACAAGGGCTTCTACCAGGGCGGTGACCTCAAGGGCCTGACCAAGAAGCTCGACTACATCAAGGGCCTCGGCACCACCGCCATCTGGATGGCCCCGATCTTCAAGAACCGTCCCGTGCAGGGCACCGGTGCCAACGCCTCGGCCGGCTACCACGGTTACTGGATCACCGACTTCACCCGGGTCGACCCGCACTTCGGGACCAACAGGGACCTGGAGACGCTCATCTCCAAGGCCCACGCCAAGGACATGAAGGTCTTCTTCGACGTCATCACCAACCACACCGCCGACGTCGTCGACTACAAGGAGAAGTCCTACGACTACCTCTCCAGGGGAGCCTTCCCGTACCTGACCAAGGACGGCCGGCCCTTCGACGACGCCGACTACGCGGACGGAAGCAGGAAGTTCCCCGCCGTCGACGCCGGATCCTTCCCGCGTACTCCGACCGTTGCCGCCGCGGACAGGAACGCCAAGGTCCCCGCCTGGCTCAACGCCCCGACGCTGTACCACAACCGGGGTGACTCCACCTTCGCCGGTGAGAGCGCCACGTACGGCGACTTCGGCGGCCTCGACGACCTGTGGACCGAGCGTCCCGAGGTGGTCAGCGGCATGGAGAAGATCTACGAGCGGTGGGTCAAGGACTTCGGTATCGACGGTTTCCGGATCGACACCGTCAAGCACGTCGACATGGACTTCTGGACCCAGTGGGCCACGGCTCTCGACGGCTACGCGGCCCGGCACGGCCGTAAGAACTTCTTCATGTTCGGGGAGGTCTACTCCGCCGACACCTCGGTCACTTCGCCGTATGTCACCCGGGGCCGCCTGGACGCCACCCTCGACTTCCCCTTCCAGGACGCGGCCCGCACCTACGCCTCCCAGGGCGGCAGCGCGCAGAAGCTGGCGTCCGTCTTCGGCGACGACTACAAGTACACGACCGACAAGGCCAACGCGTACGAGCAGGTCACCTTCCTCGGCAACCACGACATGGGGCGGATCGGGTACTTCCTGAAGCAGGACAACCCGAAGGCCACGGACGCGGAGATCCTCAAGAAGGACGAGCTGGCCAACGAGCTGATGTTCCTCAGCCGCGGCAACCCGGTCGTCTACTACGGCGACGAGCAGGGCTTCACCGGCTCCGGCGGCGACAAGGACGCCCGTCAGACGATGTTCGCCTCCAAGGTCGCCGACTACCTCGACGACGACGAGATCGGCACCGACCGCACGCACGCGAGCGACGCGTACGACACCAAGGCGCCGCTCTACGAGCAGATCAGCGCGCTGAGCAGGCTGCGCAGGGACAACCCCGCCCTGACGGACGGCGTGCAGACCGAGCGCTACGCGGCCGACGGCCCGGGCGTCTACGCCTTCAGCCGCACCGACGCGAAGACCGGCCAGGAGTACCTCGTCGCCTTCAACGACGCGGACGAGGCGAAGTCGGCCACCTTCGCGGCAGGCTCGGCGGACATGAAGTACCGCGCAGTCCACGGCACTTCGGACGACGTCACCTCCGGCGCCGACAAGAAGGTCACGGTCACCGTCCCGGCCGGATCCGCCGTCGTCCTCAAGGCGGCCGGAAAACCCGCCAAGCCGTCGACGGCTCCGACCCTCACCCTCAAGGCCCCCGCCGCGGGCGCCACCGGCACGGTCGAGCTCTCCGCCGGCGTCGACGGCGGCGGGCTCAGCCGCGTCGTCTTCGCCGCCCAGGTCGGCAACGGCGCCTGGCAGACGCTGGGTTCCGCCGACCACGCGCCGTACAAGGTCACCCAGACCATCGGCAAGAAGGTGGCCGCCTCAACCGCCCTGCGCTACAAGGCGGTTGCCGTCGACTCGGCCGGGCACACCGCGAGCGCCACGGCCGCCTCGACGACCGGCACCCCGCCCGCGCCGGAGACCCCCACCGCCTCCTCCCGTGACTACGCGGTCGTCCACTACAAGCGCACCGACGGCGACTACGACAAGTGGGGGCTGTACGCCTGGGGCGACCTCGCCGACGGCGAGTCGACCACGTGGCCGGCCGGCCATCCCTTCACCGGCCGTGACGCCTACGGCGCCTTCGCCTACGTCAAGCTGAAGCCCGGTGCCTCCAGCGTCGGCTTCCTGGTCGTCGACAAGGACGGCGACAAGGACGTCTCCGCCGACCGCACCATCGACGTCACCAAGACCGGCGAGGTCTGGATCGAGCAGGGCAAGGAGGCCGTGCAGACGACGCGGCCGGACTACCCGGCACAGGACAAGACCAAAGCCGTCATTCACTACCACCGCGCCGACGGGGACTACGACGGCTGGGGGCTGCACGTCTGGACCGGAGCCGCGAACCCCACGGACTGGTCGAGCCCGCTGAAGCCGGCGAAGACCGACGCCTATGGTGCGGTCTTCGAGGTGCCGCTCAACGACGGTGCCACCAGCCTCAGTTACATCATCCACAAGGGTGTCGAGAAGGACCTCTCCACCGACCAGTCGCTGGATCTCAAGTCCAACGGCTGTGAAGTGTGGCTGTTGAACGGCCAGGAGAAGTACCTGCTGCCGCAGCCGGCGGGTTCGGCCGCCGCTCTCGACCTGACCACGTCCAAGGCGATCTGGATCGACCGGAACACCGTCGCCTGGAACGGCTCCGACGCGGCCGTATCCACCCAGCTGCTCTACTCCCACGACGGCTCGATCGCCGTCAAGGACGGGGCACTGACCAGCGACGACGAGCGCTGGCTGCGCCTTACGAAGACGCCGCTCAGCGATGCCCAGAAGGCGAGGTTCCCGCATCTGAAGGACTACACGGCCTGGTCCGTCGACCCGCGCGACCGCGGCCGGGTGCGCGCGGCGCTGGACGGCCAGATCGTCGCCTCGCAGCGCGCCGCGAACGGCGCCGTGGTGGCGGCGACGGGCGTGCAGATCGCCGGTGTGCTCGACGACGTGTACGCGAGGGCGGCCACGTCCGAGCTGGGCCCGACGTTCCACAACGGCCGTCCCGGGCTTGCCGTTTGGGCGCCGACCGCGCACAGCGTCTCGCTGGAGCTGGACGGCACGCTCAAGAGGATGCAGCGCGACGACGCCACCGGCGTCTGGTCCGTCACCGGGCCGCCGTCCTGGAAGAACAAGCCCTATCGGTACGTCGTGAAGGTGTGGGCGCCGACCGTACGGAAGGTCGTCACCAACAAGGTCACCGACCCTTACTCGGTCGCCCTGACCGCGAACTCCGAGCGCAGCCTCGTCGTCGACCTGCACGACGGGTCCCTCGCGCCGAAGGGCTGGTCCTCCCTGGCCAAGCCCAAGGCGGTGCCGCTGAAGGACGCCGAGATCCAGGAGCTGCACATCCGGGACTTCTCGGTCGAGGACAAGTCGGTGCCGGCCGCTCACCGCGGCAGCTACCTCGCCTTCACCGACAAGGGCAGCGACGGGTCCGCGCACCTGCGTGAGCTGGCCAGGTCCGGGACGTCGTACGTACATCTGCTCCCGGCCTTCGACATCGCCACCATCCCCGAGAAGAAGGCGGACCAGGCGAGCCCCGACTGCGACCTCGCCTCCTACGCGGCCGACTCCGGCAAGCAGCAGGAGTGCGTCGCGAAGACCGCGGTGAAGGACGCCTACAACTGGGGCTACGACCCGTTCCACTACACGGTCCCCGAGGGCTCGTACGCGACCGACCCGGACGGCACGGGCCGCACGGTCCAGTTCCGCAAGATGGTCCAGTCCCTGAACCAGGACGGTCTGCGGGTCGTCATGGACGTCGTCTACAACCACACGGCGGCCGCCGGCCAGGCGGACACCAGCGTCCTGGACAAGGTCGTGCCCGGCTACTACCAGCGGCTCCTCGCGGACGGCTCGGTGGCGAACAGCACCTGCTGCGCCAACACGGCCACCGAGAACGCCATGATGGGCAAGCTGGTCGTCGACTCCGTCGTCACCTGGGCCAGGGAGTACAAGGTCGACGGCTTCCGCTTCGACCTGATGGGGCACCAGCCGAAGGCCAACATCCTCGCGGTCCGCAAGGCGCTCGACGCCCTGACCCTCGCGAAGGACGGCGTCGACGGCAAGAAGATCATCATGTACGGCGAGGGCTGGAACTTCGGCGAGGTCGCCGACGACGCCCGCTTCGTGCAGGCCACGCAGAAGAACATGGCGGGCACCGGGATCGCGACCTTCTCCGACCGGGCCCGGGACGCCGTCCGCGGCGGCAGCCCCTTCGACTCCGACCCCGGCGTCCAGGGCTTCGCGTCCGGTCTGTACACCGACCCCAACTCGTCCACGGCTAACGGCACTTCGGCCGAGCAGAAGGCCCGGCTGCTGCACTACCAGGACCTGATCAAGGTCGGGCTCGCCGGCAACCTCGCCAACTACCGCTTCACCGACACCGACGGCAAGGAGGTCACCGGCGCCGAGGTCGACTACAACGGCCGGCCGGCCGGCTACGCGGACGCGCCCGGCGACGCGGTCGCCTACGCGGACGCGCACGACAACGAGTCCCTGTTCGACGCCCTCACCTACAAGCTGCCCAAGGGCACCTCCGCGGCCGACCGCGCCCGGATGCAGGTCCTCGCGATGGCGACCGCGACTCTCTCGCAGGGGCCGTCCCTCTCGCAGGCGGGCTCGGACCTGCTGCGGTCGAAGTCCCTGGACCGCAACTCCTTCGACAGCGGTGACTGGTTCAACGCCATCCACTGGAACTGCGCCGACGGCAACGGTTTCGGCCGCGGACTGCCGGTGGCGGCCGACAACGAGTCCAAGTGGCCGTACGCCAAGCCGCTGTTGAGCTCGGTTCGAGTGGGCTGCCCGCAGATCGAGGGCGCCTCGGCCGCGTACCAGGACCTGCTGAGGATCCGGTCCACGGAGAAGGCGTTCTCGCTCGGCACGGCCGGGCAGGTGCAGTCCACGCTGTCCTTCCCGCTGTCCGGGAAGGACGAGACCCCTGGCGTGATCACGATGGAACTCGGCGACCTGGTCGTCGTGTTCAACGCGACGCCCGGCAAGCAGGAGCAGCACGTCCAGTCGCTGGCCGGGACCGGCTACCGGCTGCACCCGGTACAGGCGAAGGGCGCGGACCCTATCGTCAAGAGTTCTTCCTACGAGCGGGAATCGGGCACGTTCGCCGTTCCGGGTCGCAGTGTCGCGATATTCTCCCGGAT
- a CDS encoding alpha-amylase family protein yields MARRTLAATVALTAAALVMSPTPAHASPPGTKDVTAVLFEWNFASVAKECTNTLGPAGYGYVQVSPPAEHIQGSQWWTSYQPVSYRIAGRLGDATAFKNMIGTCHAAGVKVVVDTVINHMSAGSGTGTGGSSYTKYNYPGLYSSADMDDCTSTVGDYTNRANVQNCELVGLADLDTGEEYVRATIAGYMNSLLGYGADGFRIDAAKHIPAADLANIKSRLGNPSVYWKQEVIYGAGEAVQPTEYTGNGDVQEFRYAYDLKRVFNNENLAYLKNYGEGWGYLNSSVAGVFVDNHDTERNGSTLNYKDGANYTLANVFMLAYPYGAPDINSGYEWSDADAGPPNGGQMNACWQDGWKCQHAWPEIIRMVAFRNAVRGESVTNWWDNGGDAIAFGRGAKGYVAINHESSSLTRTYQTSLPAGTYCDVQSNTPVTVNSSGLLTATLGANTALAVYVGRTTC; encoded by the coding sequence ATGGCACGCAGAACCCTCGCGGCGACCGTCGCCCTCACGGCGGCCGCCCTGGTCATGAGCCCAACCCCCGCGCATGCCTCCCCGCCCGGCACCAAGGACGTCACCGCCGTTCTCTTCGAGTGGAACTTCGCCTCGGTCGCCAAGGAGTGCACCAACACGCTCGGCCCCGCGGGCTACGGCTACGTCCAGGTCAGTCCACCCGCCGAGCACATACAGGGCTCACAGTGGTGGACCTCGTATCAGCCGGTGAGCTACAGGATCGCGGGCCGGCTCGGTGACGCGACGGCCTTCAAGAACATGATCGGCACCTGCCACGCGGCCGGTGTGAAGGTCGTCGTCGACACCGTCATCAACCACATGTCGGCGGGCAGCGGCACCGGCACCGGCGGCTCGTCGTACACGAAGTACAACTACCCCGGCCTGTACTCCTCGGCCGACATGGACGACTGCACCTCCACGGTCGGCGACTACACCAACCGCGCGAACGTCCAGAACTGCGAACTCGTCGGCCTCGCCGACCTGGACACGGGCGAGGAGTACGTCCGCGCCACCATCGCCGGCTACATGAACTCCCTGCTCGGCTACGGCGCCGACGGCTTCCGCATCGACGCGGCCAAGCACATCCCCGCGGCCGATCTCGCCAACATCAAGTCCCGGCTCGGCAACCCGTCGGTGTACTGGAAGCAGGAAGTCATCTACGGCGCCGGCGAGGCCGTCCAGCCGACCGAGTACACGGGCAACGGCGACGTCCAGGAGTTCCGCTACGCGTACGACCTCAAGCGCGTCTTCAACAACGAGAACCTCGCCTACCTGAAGAACTACGGCGAGGGCTGGGGCTACCTGAACAGCTCGGTGGCCGGAGTGTTCGTCGACAACCACGACACCGAGCGCAACGGATCGACCCTCAACTACAAGGACGGCGCCAACTACACGCTGGCCAACGTCTTCATGCTCGCCTACCCCTACGGCGCCCCGGACATCAACTCCGGCTACGAGTGGTCCGACGCGGACGCCGGACCGCCCAACGGCGGTCAGATGAACGCCTGTTGGCAGGACGGCTGGAAGTGCCAGCACGCCTGGCCCGAGATCATCCGCATGGTCGCCTTCCGGAACGCCGTGCGCGGTGAGTCGGTGACGAACTGGTGGGACAACGGGGGCGACGCGATCGCCTTCGGGCGCGGAGCCAAGGGCTACGTCGCCATCAACCACGAGTCGAGCAGCCTGACCCGCACCTACCAGACGTCCCTCCCGGCCGGGACGTACTGCGACGTCCAGAGCAACACGCCGGTGACGGTCAACAGCTCCGGCCTGCTCACCGCCACCCTGGGCGCCAACACCGCGCTCGCCGTCTACGTGGGCAGGACGACCTGCTGA